The window ACCAGGGGCAGCAGTTCGGGACCGTCCTCGCCGACATCACGGCCGGCCCGTCGATGTCGTCGGACGTCCGGCTGAAGCCCGGAGCCAAGGCGCTGGGCTGGGTCGTCTTCGAGGTGCCGAAGGCGTCGAAGGCGGCCACCGTCACGTGGGGGATGGACTCGGGCTTCGCCGAGCAGATCGGGGAGTGGACGCTGTAGGACAGCACCGAGGGCGCGGGCCGGCGAACGGCACGCGCCCTCCGGCTCGCTCAACTCACCGTGCAGCTCTGGTCGCCCAGCTTGAACGCGGTCGGCTTCGCGTTCGCCCCCGACCAGCTCCCCGTGAACCCGAAGCTCACGGACGCACCGGCCGCCACATTCCCGTTCCAGCCGACGTTCTTCGCGGTCACCGCCGAGCCCGACTGGGTGTAGTCGGCGTTCCACGCCTGCGTGATCTGCTGCCCGCCCGCGAAGGACCAGCCAAGGGACCAGCCGCTCCAGGCGCTTGAGCCGGTGTTGGACAGCTGTACGTCCGCCTGGAAGCCGCCCGACCACTGGTTGGTGACCTTGTACGTCACCGCGCAGGCGCCGGTCGGCGTCGGTGTGGGATCGGTTCCGCCACCGCCGTCTCCGCCATCGGTGTCGGAGGTGTCGCCGTAGATGACGCCCCGGCCGTTCGTCGAGACGTACACGCGTCCGTACACGCGCGGGTCACCCGTGATTGCCGCCCCCGTCCAACCCCACTGGTGGGCGTCGTCGTTGACACGGGTCCAGGTCGCGCCCTTGTCCGTCGACCGGAAGATGCCGCGTACGCCGCCGATCTTCGCGCTGGTGTACAGCGTCTGGTACGACGCCCCCGTCGCCGCCTTGCCGAAGCCGATCGCGTCGGCCTGCTCGACGTTGGAGAGTTTCGTGAAGCTCGCGCCGCCGTCCGTCGAGTGCCACAGGCCGTACGCCCCGTCCGTCGCACCCCCCGCCAGCCACACGTCACCCTTCACCCCGGGCAGCGCCTTGAAGCGAACGCTGTCTCCGCTCGGCAGCCCGGTCGCGGGGGACGCGGTGAAGGTCGCGCCGCCGTCCGTGCTGACGTAGAACTTCCCGGACTTGAAGCCGTAGAAGACCTTCGGGTCGACCCGGTCGGACTCGACTGTCGCCCCGGCCGGAATGCCGGTGGCGGCCGACCAGGAGTTGCCGAAGCCCGTCGCGTACTGCACGCCGGTCCCGCCGGGGCTCCACACGAACCGGCTGCCGTCGGCCGCCGCGGCCACCGTGCCGCCCTCGCTGACGCCCGAAGGATCGGTCCCCGCGAACCAGTTGGCGCCGTTGTCCGTCGAGAACGCGATGTGCGGGCCCGAGTCCAGGTTGCCGACCCGGACGACGGTGTTGGGGTTGGTCTCGGCGTAGTCCAGGCTGGTGGTCGTGGTGAAGTTCGGCTGCGTGAACATCATCGACGGCACCTTGGTGAGGTCCGTGTGCCGGAAGCCGCCGATGTCACCGAGCGCGCTCAGGAGCGGGGCGCCCGACGGGGGAGAGGCGAGGTCGTTGACCGCCGTCTCCTCCAGGCCCTGCACCATCGGCTTGATGGTGAACTGGCTCCCGCTGTCCCACTTCGTCAGATCCTCGGTGCCGTAGATCGTCGCACCCGTCCCGTACATCATCCGGTTCGAGTTGAACGGGTCGATCTCCAGCGCCTCCGTCATCCACCCCAGCTTCGGCGTCTGTTCGGGCGGCGACGGGTTCGCGCCCCAGGCCAGCCACGGGGAGGACGAGACGTCCATGGTGTAGCGGTTGGCGCGGTTGGGGTACGACGTGTAGTCCCACGCCTTCGTCCAGGTGCCGCCGCTGTCCGTCGAGCGGAAGATCTGGGTGTCCGGCCACCAGGAGCTGTACGCCGTCGCCATCACCGTGCCGGGCTTCTGCCGGTCGACGGTCAGGCCGGCGAAGCCGTAGTAGGTGTCGGCCTCGGCGACCGGGCTGATGTTCGTCCAGGTGCCGGTCGCCGTCGCGTACCGCCACAGCTGGCCCTTGCCGCCGTCGTACGGGCCGCCCTTGTCGCTGTAGGCGAGGTAGAGGTAGCCGTTCGTCGCGTCCAGGACACCCTTGTGGGCCAGGTATCCCGTCGGCTGCCCGGCGACCCGCGACCAGGTCGCGCCCGCGTCCGTCGACCGGTACACGGCGTTGTCCTTGTCGGCGACCCCGACGTAGATGGTCTTGGTGGCGTTCCCGGACGACCCCGTGGACTCGTCGAAGGTGACCCAGACGATGCCCTGGTTGTCGCTGGCGTAGCCGCTCGTGTCGCTCGGATCCTGCGCGTAGTTGCCGACGTTGGGGAAGTTCGCCACCTGCGACCAGGTCACCCCGGAGTCCGTCGACCGCCACAGCCCCTTGCCGCTGGGCGCGCCCAGATACAGCACGCTGTTCGTGTTCGGGTCGACCGCCAGCCGCTCACCCATGCCGCGGCCCGGCATGTTGCCGCCCAGCTTGAACGGCAGGTTCGCCTTCTGCCAGCTCGCGCCCCGGTCGGAGGAGCGCATGACCGCGCCGTTCTTCGGGTCCCAGCTGTTGGTGTACGTCCCGACCGCCGCGTACACCTTGTCCGGGTCCACGGAGTCGGACGCCAGGCTCACCACACCGGTGTGCCCCCAGTCGTCCCAGCCGACCGAGTCCAGCAGCGGCGCCCAGGTCTTCGTCGACTCCTGCCAGCGGTAGGCGCCGCCGATGTCGGTGCGCGCGTAGGCGAGGTTCTTCTCCTTGCGGTTGAAGACGATGCCGGGGACAAAGCCGCCCCCGTCGATACGGGCGTTCTTCCAGGTGTAGGTGTCGGCGGCGATCGACACCTCCTTGGCGGCAGGGGCGGCGAGTGCGGGCGGCGCGCCCGCGAGCAGCCCGGCCGCGAGGGCCAGCGCGGCGGTGAGGATGCGGGTTCTTCGCACGGTGGGGTCCTTCCTGAGAGAGGAACGCGCGACGACCGGGCGGCCCCCAGTGCGGGAGGGGGCCGCCCGGCGGTTCGGCCTCGCCGTCAGGTGACGAGACCACATACGCGGAGCTTTCAAGCGGTTCCGAGGAATCGCCGTGGACGGGAGCGCCCCGTAAGGGGCGCGGGGAACTGCGCGACCAGCCACAACCGGACCCGCAGCCGAACACGGCCCAACCCGCGGAGCGCCCGGCGGGGACTATTCGAGAAGCTCCGCGTACGAACCCATGGCCAAGGCGATGTCCGCCTGGGCCCAGAACCGGTGATACGTGAACGACGGCGCCGCACCACCCGCGAGATACGCCTCGATCTTCGACCAGGCCGGGTCGTCCTCGTAGAACGAGCGGATCGAGTCGAAGGTCGACGACGAGTTGATCGCGTCGCCGTTCGGCATGGTGCCGGTCCAGCCGCTCGGGACGTAGATCCCGTCGTCGAAGCGGTTGTAGTCGGCGCGGGTCTCCGGGACGGCGATACCGAGGTCGTCCTGGTAGTTGTCCCACATGCCGTCCAGCAAGGCCTTCGCCGTCGTCGCGGCCGCCGTGTCACCGGAGCGGTCGGCGTAGTACGTCAGGGTCTTGGCGTACGCGGCCGCCACGCCGACGTCGTTGGTGTAGTCGGCGACGGTGACGTGAAGTCCGTTGTTCGCGCCCGGACTTGACGCGTTCCAGGTGTCGGGCTGGCCCGACCACTGGAGCGTCGACGGGATCCGGAACGTGCCGTCCGGGTTGACGGTCGTCTCGGACAGCGCCCACTTGACCCACTTGTCGAGTACGGCCTTCGCTGCCGCGTTGCCCGTCTGCTGGTAGTACTCGGCGACCCGCTCCATCGACCACGCCTGGAAGCCGAACCACTGGTTGGACGGCGGGTCGTGGTAGACGGGCTGCTGGTCGTAGTACATGCCGTAGAACGTCGACTTCCCGGCCGGCGGAGTCGCGTAGCGGCCCGCCCAGCTGTTGGTCGCACCGCCCGCGATCGCGCCCTCGCTGGACTGCAGCCAGCGGTAGAACTCGACCTGCCGCTCAAGGGACTTGGCCCAGTCCGCCTGCCCCGTCGCCGACTTGGGCTTCAGGTCGGCGTAGTTGGACAGGGCGTACGCGGCCATCGGGTTCTGGTAGCCGCCGTGCGCGTGGCTGGAGCCGATGCGCCAGGCCCAGCCCGCCGAGGTGTCGGTGGCGCCGCCCCACGCGTAGTACCAGGACAGCAGGTAGAACGAGGCGTCCTTGCCGGTGCCCGCCGGGCAGGACGAGGCGCCCACACAGTTGCCGACCTTCTTGAAGTACTTGTCGTACATCGCGTAGCGCAGGTAGTCGCCCATCTTCGCGGCCTTGGCCACGGTCGCGGAGATCTGGCTGCCCTTGCCCTGCTCGTCGGCCCACTTGTCGGCCCAGTACGCGGCCTGCACGGCACGCGCGTCGGCGTCCGGGGCGTTGGTGAACTTCCACTGCTTGGCGTAGGAGGCGTCACCGGTGAACAGGTCCAGGTACCCGTTCTTCCCGCCGTACTTGAAGGCGTCGCAGGTCGGCTGCGGCACCGTCTCCCACACCGACTCCTGCGCGCCGCGCTGGAAGGTGTTGATGTACGACGGCCCGGTGTCCGTCGGCCCCGCCTCGCACTTGCCCGGCGAGTTCCCGTAGCTGTAGACGTTGTCGACGTCCTGGAGCCAGTGCATGCCGTAGACGTCGTCCGTGCCGTACGCGCTCTTCAGCTCACCCGCGATCGGGTCCGAGCCGACCGAGACCGACGTGTCGAGCTTCGCCGGGTACTCGTTCGGGGTGTCCAGCTCGGGGGCGTAGGTCGCCGGCTTCGAGGCGTTGTAGAAGGAGTTGGTCGGCTGGTCGGCGTGGGTCGGGATCATGTACTTCTCCATGATCTCCCAGGCGCCGTTGAACTTGGCCCAGTCGCCCGTCACCTTGCCGTACATGGCTTGCAGCCAGAGCAGATAGCTGTACGCCTCCGACGTGGTCTCGTGACCGTGGTCCGGAGCCTCGACGATCAGCGTCTCGACCGAGTGGTAGGGGATGCCCTCGGGTGAGAAGTAGCCGTTCGCCGGGTTGGTGATCTTGCCGTACAGCTCCAGGAACCGGGCGTCGTACGCCTTCGTCGCCGCGATCTGGGTCACCGTGACCGACGCCTTGGCGTGCCCGGTGGCCGTCGACTCGAAGGTCGCCGAGCCGGTGCCGGAGTTGGCGGCCGTGATGGTCACCTGCTGGGCGGTGTTCCAGTTCGAGGGCGTGAAGGTGAGCGAGGCGCCGCCGGTCACCGACAGGCCCGAGTTGCCACTCGCGCGTGCGGTGGTGACGGTGACGTTGGCCGACGGCTGCGTCGACAGCTTGATGTCGTACGACGCCGTCTTGCCCTGCTGGACCGGGAGTTGGGTCTGCGAGGCCACCACGGCGGGACCCGAGGCGACCGTGACGCCGACCGGCGTGGACTCCCCGGACGCGCCCAGGCTGTCGTACGCCTTCGCGAGGAGCGAATGACTGCCCACGGTCAAACTTGAGGCCGAGAGCGAGTACGGGGCCGTCGTGTCCGTGCCCAGCAGCGTGGTGTTGTCGTAGAACTCCACCTTGCTGATGGTGGCGTTGTCCGCGGCCGCGGCGGTGGCCGCGAGCGGGACTGCGTCGCCCTGCGAGTAGACGGCGCCCGCCGCCGGGCTGGTCAGCACGGTGATGGGGGGTTGGTGGGCGCCCGTGCAGGAGGTGCCGTTGATCGCGAAGTTCGTCGGGGCGGCGTTGCTGCCGCTGTAGGTGAACTGCGCGCCGGTGGTGACCGCGGCTCCGGTGGCGATCTTGCCGTTGTAGCCGGCGTCCTTCACCGTGATCGACTGGCCGGACTGGGACCAGGTGCCGTTCCAGCCGTTGCTGAGCTTCTGGTTGCCCGCGTAGCTGTACGTCAGGGTCCAGCCGTCGATGACGTCCGTGCCGCGGTTGGTGATCGTCAGTTCCGCGGTGAAGCCGGAACCCCAGTCATTGGTCTTGTAGTCGACACTGCACTGAACTACCGCGGCCTGAGCGGGTGTCGAGCCCGTGCTCAGCATCGTCAAGGGAAGCGCCATGGCTGCGACGACGGCTGTCCACAACCGTCGTACGGTTCTGCGTCTGCGTGGGGGATGCACGTGCTGGTTCCTCCTTGCGGCTCGGAGAAGTCAAGGCTTGAACCAGTGGGAGCGCTCCCATAGTGGGGATGGGGGTGCAAGGGGTCAAGATGCTTGAAGAGTCGAAAAGATTCGACGGATTTAGTTGAGGGAAAGTCAGCAACTCCTCTGTCCTTTACTGTCACTTGGCGCTAGCTTCATTGACACCAGTGGGAGCGATTCCATCAGTCGACGCGTCCGTCATGGCGCGCCTGAACTGCAAGGAGTCGCTCATGCGACACCCCCCGCGTTCAGTACTTTTAGCCGTCACCGGCACGGTCGCCCTCATCGCGGCCGTGACGGTGCCGGCCTTGCACGTCTCCGGGAACAAGCTCGTGGACGCCGACGGCACCACCCGTCGCCTGCTCGGCGTCCATCGTTCCGGCGGCGAGTTCATGACCGGGTGGCCCGAGTGAAGGCGCCGACAACCTGATCCTGCTCGGCGGGCTCGCGTACGCGAACGGCCTGAGCCAGTGGCTGACGTACCAGCCCACCGACCCGGTGGGCGATCTCGCCGCGGCATGGCACGTCTACAACTTCAACTCCTGCGTGAACGAGAGCTGCTGGAACTCCACGCTCGCCCCGTCGCGGCCCAAGTGCCGTTGGCGGCGGGTGAGATCGGGGAGATCACCTGCGCGCACTCCTTCATCGACCAGGTCATGAAGTGGTTCGACGACCGCGGCCTGTCCTACCTGGGCTGGACCTGGAACACGTGGAACTGCGGCTCCGGGCCGGCCCTGATCTCCAGTTGCGACGGAACTCCCACGTCGTACGGCACAGGGCTGCGTGATCACCTGCGCGCCCTCGACGGATAACCCCTCTCATCCCTGACGGAGAAGGAACCCGCACATGAGTCGTACCAGAACAGCGATGCTCGCCGCCCTGGCGCTGGTCGCCGGGGCCTCGGGGACCGCGCTCGCCGCGAACGTCCCCCAGGACATCGGCACGGCAGCCGTCCCCTGCACCGTCGACTACAAGGTGCAGAATCAGTGGGACACCGGCTTCACCGCCGCGGTGACGGTCACCAACCAGGGGGCCGCCAAGTCGAACTGGTCGGTGAAGTGGTCGTACGCCGGAAACCAGAAGGTCACCAGCGGCTGGAACGCGAAGATCAGCCAGAGCGGCGCGGCCGTCACCGCCACCAATGAGACCTACAACGGGACCCTGTCGACAGGCGGTTCGGTCAGCTTCGGCTTCCAGGGCACCTACAGCGGCACCAACGCGATCCCGGCCACCTTCACCCTCGACGGCGTGACCTGCAACGTCGACGGCGGCGGACCCACGGACCCCCCGGACCCCGGCCCCACCGGCCCGAAGGTCGACAACCCGTACTCCGGCGCCAAGGTGTACGTGAACCCCGAGTGGTCCGCGAAGGCCGCCGCCGAACCGGGCGGCAGCCGTATCGCCAACCAGCCGACGGGCGTCTGGCTGGACCGGATCGCTGCCATCAACGGCGTGAACGGTGGCATGGGGCTGCGCGACCACCTCGACGAGGCCCTCACCCAGAAGGGCTCCGGCGAGCTCGTCGTCCAGCTGGTGATCTACAACCTGCCGGGACGTGACTGCGCGGCCCTCGCCTCCAACGGCGAGCTCGGCCCGACGGAGCTCGGCCGCTACAAGACCGAGTACATCGACCCGATCGCCGCGATCCTCGCCGACCCGAAGTACGCCTCGCTGCGGATCGTCACCACGATCGAGATCGACTCGCTGCCGAACCTCGTCACCAACACCGGCAGCCGTCCGACGGCCACCCCGCAGTGCGACGTGATGAAGGCCAACGGCAACTACCAGAAGGGCGTCGGCTACGCCCTCAACAAGCTCGGTGACGCGGCCAACGTCTACAACTACATCGACGCCGGACACCATGGCTGGATCGGCTGGGACGACAACTTCGCCGCCAGCGCCACCGTGATGAAGGAGGCCGCCACCTCCGAGGGCGCCACCGTCAACGACGTGCACGGCTTCATCGCCAACACGGCCAACTACAGCGCCCTGAAGGAGAACAACTTCACCATCAACGACTCCGTGGCCGGCAAGTCGGTCCGCGAGTCGAAGTGGGTCGACTGGAACCGGTACGTCGACGAGCTGTCCTTCGCGCAGGGCTTCCGCAACCAGCTGGTCACGACCGGCTTCAACTCCGGTATCGGCATGCTGATCGACACGTCGAGGAACGGCTGGGGCGGCAGCGCACGGCCTGCCGGTCCGGGTGCGACGACCGACGTCGACACCTACGTCAACGGCGGGCGCTACGACCGCCGTATCCACGTCGGCAACTGGTGCAACCAGTCCGGTGCCGGCCTCGGCGAGCGTCCGCAGGCCAACCCGGCGGCCGGGATCGACGCGTACGTCTGGATCAAGCCGCCGGGTGAGTCCGACGGCTCCAGCACGGCGATCCCGAACGACGAGGGCAAGGGCTTCGACCGGATGTGCGACCCGACCTACACGGGCAACCCGCGCAACGGCAACAGCATGTCCGGCTCCCTGCCGAACGCCCCGCTGTCCGGCCACTGGTTCTCGGCGCAGTTCCAGCAGCTGATGCAGAACGCGTACCCGCCGCTGTCGTAGTGCGGTGACGGCGACTTCCGCCGGGGTCGGTCAGCTCTCCCGAGCCAGGCCCCGGCGGATCGCGAACTCCACCGGCGAGTAGTCGCCGTCCGCCCGCTCCAGCTCGTGGGGCAGCGCCGACATCAGCGGCGGCTGCGCCATGAAGCGGGGGCGGGTGCCGTGGTGGGGCTGGGCCGCGTGCACCAGGAACGGATGGCAGAGGTAGACGTCGCCGGGGCGACCGGTGGCGTGGGCGAGCGGGCGGTGCGCGGAGGCCTCGGCGACCTTCGGGCCGAGCTCCAGGAAGGAGGCGCCGGCCTCGCCGTACGGTTCCAGGACCGGCGGTACGTCGAGATGGGAGCCGACCCGGATGCGGGTCGGGGCGTCGTCCTCGGTGACCTCGCTGAACAGGAAGAGCATGAGCAGCGCACGGTCCTTCGAGCGCACGTTCGTGTGCGGGTGCTCGGCGCCTTCGGGCACGTAACTGCCCTCGATGTGCCAGCCCGCGTCGTTCGGTTCCTCCTCGTGCGGGAACCGCAGCGGGAAACTGCCCAGCGAATAGCGTGACTGCCAGCGGTCCTCACCCACCAGCACATCGAAGGCCTCGTGCAGGACGGGCGTGTTGACGGCCGCCGCGAAGGGGCCCTGCGCCATGTCGTACACCCAGTGCACGGGGTCCTTCCAGGTGCCCGGGTCCTGCGGGTCGTACCCCGTCTCCCGCCACAGCAGCCGCGCGCAGTGCTCGGCGACGCGCGGCGGAAAGGCGCCCTCGATCTTCACGAACCCGTCCTCGAGGAAGCGCTTCACCATCTCGTCGTCCATCGGGCCATCGTGGGCGATAGGCCACGACGGCCGCATCCTATTTTCGTGCCATGGTTTTGCCGTTACGGCAATGACAGTGGCCCCGCGACGGTGCGTCGGCGCACGCTGGCCCCATCCGAAGGAGAGGCTGACGAGCATGGCGCACCACCACCACGACGGAGGCCACCGGGCCGGCCACCACCACCACGACCACACCGACATCGACTGGAGCGAGATGGCCCCGCACCTGGAGGCCCAGGCGGAGCTGTTCACGCCCCTGTACGAGCACGCCATGGCCTGGCTGGCCAAGCGGCAGACCGAGCCCGGGCTGATCGTGGACGTGGGCAGCGGACCCGGCGTCGTCGCCTGTCTGCTCGCCGACACCTTCCCCGGCGCCCGGATCGTCGCCGTCGACGGATCCGCACCGCTCCTCGAGCGGGCCCGGGCGCGGGCCGAGCGGCTGGGCGTCGCCGACCGCTTCGGCACCCTCGCCGGTGAACTGCCGGACGTCCTCGGCGACTTGGACTACCCGGCCGATCTGCTCTGGGCCGGCCGCAGCCTGCACCACCTCGGCGACCAGCGCGCCGCCCTCGCCGCGTTCGCCGCCCGCCTCACGCAGGGCGGCACCCTGGCCCTGCAGGAGGGCGGCCTGCCGGCCCGGTTCCTGCCGCGCGACCTCGGCTTCGGGCGGCCCGGACTGCAGGCGCGCCTCGACGCGCTGGAGGAGGAGTGGTTCGCCGCGATGCGCGCGGACCTGCCCGGTTCCGTCGCCGAGACCGAGGACTGGCCGGCACTGCTCGCCTCCGCAGGCCTCCGGCCCACCGGCACCCGCACCTTCCTCCTCGACCTGCCCGCGCCGACCACCGACCGGGCCCGCGCTTACGCCGTCGCCTCCCTGACCCGCACCCGCGAGGGTCTCGGGGACCACCTCGACGTCGATGACCGCGCGACCCTCGACCGGCTCCTCGACCCGGACGACAAGGCGAGCGTGCACCACCGGCCGGACGTGTTCGTCCTCGCGGCGCAGACGGTGTACACGGCGGTTCGGACGAAGTGAGCCTTGACTTCGAGAACTCTCCAAGTGATGGAATCCCCGTCGTCCGAACGAAACGCAGGGGGATCACCATGACCGGATCGACCATGACCGGATCGACCACGACCGGATCGGCCGCGACCGACTCTCCGGTCGCGCTCATCACCGGCGGCGGCAGCGGCATCGGCGCCGCGGTCGCGCGACAGCTGCTGGACGCCGGGTACCGGGTCACCGTCACCGGCCGCGGCGAGGCACGGCTGCGGGGCTTCGCCGAGGAACTCGGGGACCCGGACGGCCTGTTGACGATCGTCGGGAGCGCAGCCGAGTACGGCGACGTACAGGCGGCCGTCGACACGACACTCAAGACCTTCGGCCGACTCGACACAGTCGTCGCCAACGCCGGTTTCGCCACCCACGACTCGGTCGCCGAGGGCGACCCGTCCGGCTGGACCGAGATGGTGCTGACCAACGTCCTCGGCCCGGCCCTGCTGATCCGCGCCTCCATCGACGCCCTCAAGGAGACCCGCGGCCGGATCGTCCTCGTCGGCAGCGTCGCCGGGTTCGTGCCCGGGCCGGGCAACATCTACGGGGCGACGAAATGGGCGGTGACCGGGCTCGCCGAGAACACCCGGCGGCAGGTCACCGATTGGGGCGTCGGCGTGACCCACATCGCGCCCGGCCGCGTCGAGACACCGTTCTGGGACAGCTACGGCAGCCTGCCGCCGGGGCATCTGCTGACCGCTGACCAGATCGCCGACTCGGTGGTGTGGGCCATCCGGCAGCCCGACGGCGTCGACATCAACACCGTCGTCGTACGGCCGCTCGGACAGCCCAACTGACGTACAGCTGCGTTGAGTTGCCGGGTTCCGGTCGCTCCGGCCTCAGTTGTCCCGGATGAACTCCTCCGCGAGCTCCTCGCCCAGCGAGACCGCCGCGCTGTGGCTCTCGATGGGCGAGACGCGGGAGTTCTCGAAGAGGATGTACGTCACGCCGGAGGCGGTGCCGCCGGTCGCCGGGTCGGGGTCGATGCCGAGTGCCTCGGCGGCGGCGTAGGAGGCCTCGCCGATGACGCTCCGCGGACCGGTGTCGCCGACGACGGCGTACAGCACCTGGTCGTCGTGGATGACGGCGACCACGCCGCCGCCCTCGATGCCCGCCGCGGAGTGGTCCCAGATGTCGCTGATGCCGGGGACGACGACATAGGGCAGCGTGTCGGACCGCAGCGGTCGGCCGTCGGACTGGTGGAACGCGGTGTCGGGCTGGAACGAGGGGTCGGTGTACTCGTTGCACCGGTCGGTGCGCTGCCCGTCGCAGTCGATGTCCAGGTCGGCCGTCCAGAAGACGGCGCCGTTCCCGCCGCACACCGGGATGGTGGGCGAGGCCCCCTCGTCGGTGCGGTACATGCCGTTCGAGATCTGCGAACACGACGTCACCTTCGCGAGCAGGTCGGCCGCGCTGACCGAGCCTTCCCGGGCGGACGGCGATCGTGACATGCCGGAGGCGCTCGCGGGGAGCAGTCCGGCGGCGAGCAGCGCGGCGCCGGAGGCCGCGACGAGGGTCAGTCTTCGGATGTGCACCGTGCGGGGGCCCTTCTGTTAGGAAAACTTCCTGACCTGCGCTGATTGCGGCGTCATGACCCCAGTAGAAGACTGGACATGCCGAAGATTTCGGATATGGGCCCGGATTTCCGGGAGGTGTCATGTTCGTACGCGCCATCTACACGACCGGCGATCCCGCGAAGATCGACACGGCCATCAGGGCAATGAACACCGAGGGGCGGGACTTGCTGGAAGAGCGTCCGGGCTACCGCGGGGCAAGTGTCTTCGTGGACCGGACGCTCGGGAAGCTGCTCGCGGCGAGCTGGTGGGAGTCGGAGGAGGACCGGCGCAACAGCGACGAGGTGTTGCGCGAGCGGCGGCCGGCGATGCTGGAGCCGTTCGCGGGGACACTGGCGGTCTTCAACTACGAGGCGTTGGTCTTCCACCAGGTGCGGCAGCCGCAGGCGGGCGGCGGACTGCGGCTCACCAGGCTGGAGTTCGACCCCATGGACACGGATCTGCTCGCCGACACGTTCCGGGCGACGGTGGTGCCCAAGCTGGACACCCTCACGGGGCTGGCCAGGGCGTCGCTGTTGGTCGACCGGGAGCGGGGGCGCGGGATGGTCGGAGCCGTCTTCGTCGACCAGGCGTCCCTGGCGGCGTCCCGCGCGGGCCAGGCGGCGGCCCGGCAAGAAGGTGCGGCCAAGGCGCATGTGACCGTGACCGGGCTGGAGGAGTTCGAGGTCGTCTTCACCGATGTGCGCGGTGACTGAAACGCCCCGTACGCGTCCGCCCGCCGCTCATACGGTTGAGCGGCGGGCGGACGGTCGTGGTGAAGCGGGCGTCAGGCCACGTCGAACGTCGCCGGGTCCGGACCGATCCGCCGGTCCTCGTTCAGCGCG of the Streptomyces sp. T12 genome contains:
- a CDS encoding cellulose binding domain-containing protein — protein: MRRTRILTAALALAAGLLAGAPPALAAPAAKEVSIAADTYTWKNARIDGGGFVPGIVFNRKEKNLAYARTDIGGAYRWQESTKTWAPLLDSVGWDDWGHTGVVSLASDSVDPDKVYAAVGTYTNSWDPKNGAVMRSSDRGASWQKANLPFKLGGNMPGRGMGERLAVDPNTNSVLYLGAPSGKGLWRSTDSGVTWSQVANFPNVGNYAQDPSDTSGYASDNQGIVWVTFDESTGSSGNATKTIYVGVADKDNAVYRSTDAGATWSRVAGQPTGYLAHKGVLDATNGYLYLAYSDKGGPYDGGKGQLWRYATATGTWTNISPVAEADTYYGFAGLTVDRQKPGTVMATAYSSWWPDTQIFRSTDSGGTWTKAWDYTSYPNRANRYTMDVSSSPWLAWGANPSPPEQTPKLGWMTEALEIDPFNSNRMMYGTGATIYGTEDLTKWDSGSQFTIKPMVQGLEETAVNDLASPPSGAPLLSALGDIGGFRHTDLTKVPSMMFTQPNFTTTTSLDYAETNPNTVVRVGNLDSGPHIAFSTDNGANWFAGTDPSGVSEGGTVAAAADGSRFVWSPGGTGVQYATGFGNSWSAATGIPAGATVESDRVDPKVFYGFKSGKFYVSTDGGATFTASPATGLPSGDSVRFKALPGVKGDVWLAGGATDGAYGLWHSTDGGASFTKLSNVEQADAIGFGKAATGASYQTLYTSAKIGGVRGIFRSTDKGATWTRVNDDAHQWGWTGAAITGDPRVYGRVYVSTNGRGVIYGDTSDTDGGDGGGGTDPTPTPTGACAVTYKVTNQWSGGFQADVQLSNTGSSAWSGWSLGWSFAGGQQITQAWNADYTQSGSAVTAKNVGWNGNVAAGASVSFGFTGSWSGANAKPTAFKLGDQSCTVS
- a CDS encoding phytanoyl-CoA dioxygenase family protein; its protein translation is MDDEMVKRFLEDGFVKIEGAFPPRVAEHCARLLWRETGYDPQDPGTWKDPVHWVYDMAQGPFAAAVNTPVLHEAFDVLVGEDRWQSRYSLGSFPLRFPHEEEPNDAGWHIEGSYVPEGAEHPHTNVRSKDRALLMLFLFSEVTEDDAPTRIRVGSHLDVPPVLEPYGEAGASFLELGPKVAEASAHRPLAHATGRPGDVYLCHPFLVHAAQPHHGTRPRFMAQPPLMSALPHELERADGDYSPVEFAIRRGLARES
- a CDS encoding glycoside hydrolase family 6 protein; protein product: MSRTRTAMLAALALVAGASGTALAANVPQDIGTAAVPCTVDYKVQNQWDTGFTAAVTVTNQGAAKSNWSVKWSYAGNQKVTSGWNAKISQSGAAVTATNETYNGTLSTGGSVSFGFQGTYSGTNAIPATFTLDGVTCNVDGGGPTDPPDPGPTGPKVDNPYSGAKVYVNPEWSAKAAAEPGGSRIANQPTGVWLDRIAAINGVNGGMGLRDHLDEALTQKGSGELVVQLVIYNLPGRDCAALASNGELGPTELGRYKTEYIDPIAAILADPKYASLRIVTTIEIDSLPNLVTNTGSRPTATPQCDVMKANGNYQKGVGYALNKLGDAANVYNYIDAGHHGWIGWDDNFAASATVMKEAATSEGATVNDVHGFIANTANYSALKENNFTINDSVAGKSVRESKWVDWNRYVDELSFAQGFRNQLVTTGFNSGIGMLIDTSRNGWGGSARPAGPGATTDVDTYVNGGRYDRRIHVGNWCNQSGAGLGERPQANPAAGIDAYVWIKPPGESDGSSTAIPNDEGKGFDRMCDPTYTGNPRNGNSMSGSLPNAPLSGHWFSAQFQQLMQNAYPPLS
- a CDS encoding glycoside hydrolase family 48 protein, encoding MHPPRRRRTVRRLWTAVVAAMALPLTMLSTGSTPAQAAVVQCSVDYKTNDWGSGFTAELTITNRGTDVIDGWTLTYSYAGNQKLSNGWNGTWSQSGQSITVKDAGYNGKIATGAAVTTGAQFTYSGSNAAPTNFAINGTSCTGAHQPPITVLTSPAAGAVYSQGDAVPLAATAAAADNATISKVEFYDNTTLLGTDTTAPYSLSASSLTVGSHSLLAKAYDSLGASGESTPVGVTVASGPAVVASQTQLPVQQGKTASYDIKLSTQPSANVTVTTARASGNSGLSVTGGASLTFTPSNWNTAQQVTITAANSGTGSATFESTATGHAKASVTVTQIAATKAYDARFLELYGKITNPANGYFSPEGIPYHSVETLIVEAPDHGHETTSEAYSYLLWLQAMYGKVTGDWAKFNGAWEIMEKYMIPTHADQPTNSFYNASKPATYAPELDTPNEYPAKLDTSVSVGSDPIAGELKSAYGTDDVYGMHWLQDVDNVYSYGNSPGKCEAGPTDTGPSYINTFQRGAQESVWETVPQPTCDAFKYGGKNGYLDLFTGDASYAKQWKFTNAPDADARAVQAAYWADKWADEQGKGSQISATVAKAAKMGDYLRYAMYDKYFKKVGNCVGASSCPAGTGKDASFYLLSWYYAWGGATDTSAGWAWRIGSSHAHGGYQNPMAAYALSNYADLKPKSATGQADWAKSLERQVEFYRWLQSSEGAIAGGATNSWAGRYATPPAGKSTFYGMYYDQQPVYHDPPSNQWFGFQAWSMERVAEYYQQTGNAAAKAVLDKWVKWALSETTVNPDGTFRIPSTLQWSGQPDTWNASSPGANNGLHVTVADYTNDVGVAAAYAKTLTYYADRSGDTAAATTAKALLDGMWDNYQDDLGIAVPETRADYNRFDDGIYVPSGWTGTMPNGDAINSSSTFDSIRSFYEDDPAWSKIEAYLAGGAAPSFTYHRFWAQADIALAMGSYAELLE